Proteins co-encoded in one Populus trichocarpa isolate Nisqually-1 chromosome 10, P.trichocarpa_v4.1, whole genome shotgun sequence genomic window:
- the LOC7475551 gene encoding uncharacterized protein LOC7475551 isoform X1 yields MEPSLIHGVPPPAHICDLSPVPCLLKGDFGPVSHFGRASCGSLFHMWHCGSDLGMQWCFYYGAAGMLWTGETPEAKAVEENMATYFNKLQGLLLLSHGSMVGAGPTLASAIHSSIKQVVECSFKLMMETVSSFAGSRNKDLKPLVPQLVGAVWEACTALKKTPASNITAIGRAMTQVAVSVKDVLREMEELKPVSSNQTKEASDDDASHAETRLGDNDSLSDDLGNDLSPEEMKVAQSAIGVVSETVVVIKELIRTITGLLKQEKPEDSGNFVDTLEKLLKLCQEIGVQIDELGACLYPPQEFPAMKAAFEKISSAIDKVQTEIESLTSSSEAVFQACNDLKRSLKQMEATLGCCSTSDIEFIMQNVALSCQEGWGNSLRVCF; encoded by the exons ATGGAACCCTCATTGATACACGGAGTTCCGCCCCCTGCTCATATTTGTGATTTGTCACCCGTCCCGTGTCTATTGAAAGGAGATTTTGGACCTGTTTCCCACTTCGGGAGAGCTAGCTGTGGCTCTCTTTTTCATATGTGGCATTGTGGGTCAGATTTGGGTATGCAATGGTGTTTCTATTATGGTGCAGCTGGAATGCTCTGGACTGGGGAAACACCAGAAGCTAAAGCGGTTGAGGAAAACATGGCAACCTACTTCAATAAGCTCCAGGGTTTGCTTCTGCTTTCTCATGGAAGTATGGTAGGTGCAGGACCTACTCTTGCATCTGCTATCCATTCATCCATTAAGCAAGTTGTTGAATGCAGTTTTAAGTTGATGATGGAAACTGTCTCCTCATTTG CAGGATCTCGAAATAAAGACCTCAAACCTTTAGTCCCACAATTAGTTGGTGCAGTATGGGAAGCATGCACTGCTCTTAAGAAGACTCCTGCTTCAAATATCACAGCAATTGGGCGAGCAATGACACAG GTTGCAGTTTCAGTGAAGGATGTTCTTCGAGAGATGGAGGAGCTCAAGCCAGTATCCTCCAATCAGACAAAAGAAGCTTCTGATGATGACGCTTCTCATGCAGAAACTAGACTCGGTGACAATGATAGTCTGAGTGATGACCTAGGCAATGACCTGTCACCTGAAGAGATGAAAGTTGCTCAATCAGCAATTGGGGTTGTGTCTGAGACAGTTGTAGTCATAAAAGAACTTATCCGCACCATCACTGGTTTGCTTAAGCAAGAAAAGCCTGAAGACAGCGGCAATTTTGTGGACACTCTGGAGAAGTTATTGAAGCTGTGCCAAGAGATTGGAGTGCAGATTGATGAGCTTGGGGCCTGTCTTTATCCCCCGCAAGAATTTCCAGCTATGAAGGCAGCCTTCGAGAAAATTTCTAGTGCTATTGACAAAGTGCAGACAGAGATAGAAAGTTTGACAAGCTCTTCAGAAGCTGTTTTCCAGGCATGCAATGATTTGAAAAGGTCATTGAAACAAATGGAAGCTACACTGGGTTGCTGTAGTACTAGTGATATAGAATTCATAATGCAGAATGTCGCTCTAAGCTGTCAAGAGGGATGGGGGAACTCGCTCAGAGTTTGTTTCTGA
- the LOC7475552 gene encoding sec-independent protein translocase protein TATC, chloroplastic, protein MGSASLIPHLQLHGCFYKRLDSVRNEHQQFPSLQLNINSKRRGRLRFDAPHTRSTSFRRVVCFAAVDDDVSEKQQQQQQDSTSTSSLLEDRPDTDVVDSLPQNFGQDSEGSPIYNFLYPQKELLPDDKEMSLFDHLEELRERIFVSVFAVGAAIVGCFAFSKELVIVLEAPVKSQGVRFLQLGPGEFFFTTLKVSGYCGLLLGSPIILYEIIAFVLPGLTKSERRFLGPIVLGSSVLFYAGISFSYLILTPAALNFFVSYAEGAVESLWSIDQYFEFVLVLMFSTGLSFQVPVIQILLGQVGLVSGDQMLSIWRYVVVGAVVAAAVLTPSTDPLTQLLLAGPLLGLYLGGAWVVKLTGR, encoded by the exons ATGGGGAGCGCGAGTCTCATCCCCCATCTGCAACTCCATGGTTGCTTCTACAAACGCTTGGACTCCGTCAGAAACGAACACCAACAATTTCCTTCACTACAGCTCAACATTAATTCCAAGAGGAGAGGGAGATTGAGATTCGATGCCCCGCATACCAGGTCGACAAGTTTCAGAAGAGTCGTTTGTTTCGCTGCTGTTGACGATGACGTCTCcgagaagcagcagcagcagcagcaagatTCAACCAGTACTAGCTCACTTCTCGAGGATAGGCCTG ATACAGATGTGGTCGATAGTTTGCCACAAAACTTTGGGCAAGATAGTGAAGGAAGTCCGATTTACAATTTTCTTTATCCCCAAAAAGAGCTACTTCCCGATGATAAAGAAATGAGCTTATTTGATCACCTTGAAGAGTTGCGAGAGAGAATATTTGTTTCAGTTTTCGCGGTTGGAGCTGCTATCGTGGGATGCTTTGCATTTTCAAAAGAACTCGTTATAGTTCTTGAAGCTCCTGTTAAATCGCAAGGTGTACGATTTCTGCAACTAGGTCCTGGTGAATTTTTCTTCACAACTTTAAAG GTTTCAGGATATTGTGGCCTTCTTTTGGGAAGCCCGATTATTCTCTATGAGATCATAGCCTTTGTTCTTCCAGGTTTAACAAAATCAGAGAGAAGGTTCCTGGGACCGATTGTTTTAGGCTCCTCGGTACTTTTCTATGCTGGAATTAGTTTCTCCTATTTGATTTTAACTCCAGCAGCTTTGAATTTCTTCGTTAGTTATGCTGAAGGGGCTGTGGAATCTTTGTGGTCCATTGATCAATACTTCGAGTTTGTGCTTGTGCTTATGTTCAGCACAGGCTTGTCATTCCAG GTTCCTGTGATACAAATTCTTCTTGGACAAGTTGGCCTAGTTTCAGGCGACCAAATGCTTTCGATTTGGAGATATGTTGTAGTTGGTGCAGTTGTTGCAGCAGCTGTACTTACACCATCAACAGATCCTCTTACTCAGTTGCTTCTAGCAGGACCGCTTCTAGGTCTTTACTTGGGTGGTGCATGGGTTGTCAAGCTTACAGGCCGATGA
- the LOC7475551 gene encoding uncharacterized protein LOC7475551 isoform X2, with translation MEPSLIHGVPPPAHICDLSPVPCLLKGDFGPVSHFGRASCGSLFHMWHCGSDLGMQWCFYYGAAGMLWTGETPEAKAVEENMATYFNKLQGLLLLSHGSMVGAGPTLASAIHSSIKQVVECSFKLMMETVSSFGSRNKDLKPLVPQLVGAVWEACTALKKTPASNITAIGRAMTQVAVSVKDVLREMEELKPVSSNQTKEASDDDASHAETRLGDNDSLSDDLGNDLSPEEMKVAQSAIGVVSETVVVIKELIRTITGLLKQEKPEDSGNFVDTLEKLLKLCQEIGVQIDELGACLYPPQEFPAMKAAFEKISSAIDKVQTEIESLTSSSEAVFQACNDLKRSLKQMEATLGCCSTSDIEFIMQNVALSCQEGWGNSLRVCF, from the exons ATGGAACCCTCATTGATACACGGAGTTCCGCCCCCTGCTCATATTTGTGATTTGTCACCCGTCCCGTGTCTATTGAAAGGAGATTTTGGACCTGTTTCCCACTTCGGGAGAGCTAGCTGTGGCTCTCTTTTTCATATGTGGCATTGTGGGTCAGATTTGGGTATGCAATGGTGTTTCTATTATGGTGCAGCTGGAATGCTCTGGACTGGGGAAACACCAGAAGCTAAAGCGGTTGAGGAAAACATGGCAACCTACTTCAATAAGCTCCAGGGTTTGCTTCTGCTTTCTCATGGAAGTATGGTAGGTGCAGGACCTACTCTTGCATCTGCTATCCATTCATCCATTAAGCAAGTTGTTGAATGCAGTTTTAAGTTGATGATGGAAACTGTCTCCTCATTTG GATCTCGAAATAAAGACCTCAAACCTTTAGTCCCACAATTAGTTGGTGCAGTATGGGAAGCATGCACTGCTCTTAAGAAGACTCCTGCTTCAAATATCACAGCAATTGGGCGAGCAATGACACAG GTTGCAGTTTCAGTGAAGGATGTTCTTCGAGAGATGGAGGAGCTCAAGCCAGTATCCTCCAATCAGACAAAAGAAGCTTCTGATGATGACGCTTCTCATGCAGAAACTAGACTCGGTGACAATGATAGTCTGAGTGATGACCTAGGCAATGACCTGTCACCTGAAGAGATGAAAGTTGCTCAATCAGCAATTGGGGTTGTGTCTGAGACAGTTGTAGTCATAAAAGAACTTATCCGCACCATCACTGGTTTGCTTAAGCAAGAAAAGCCTGAAGACAGCGGCAATTTTGTGGACACTCTGGAGAAGTTATTGAAGCTGTGCCAAGAGATTGGAGTGCAGATTGATGAGCTTGGGGCCTGTCTTTATCCCCCGCAAGAATTTCCAGCTATGAAGGCAGCCTTCGAGAAAATTTCTAGTGCTATTGACAAAGTGCAGACAGAGATAGAAAGTTTGACAAGCTCTTCAGAAGCTGTTTTCCAGGCATGCAATGATTTGAAAAGGTCATTGAAACAAATGGAAGCTACACTGGGTTGCTGTAGTACTAGTGATATAGAATTCATAATGCAGAATGTCGCTCTAAGCTGTCAAGAGGGATGGGGGAACTCGCTCAGAGTTTGTTTCTGA
- the LOC7475550 gene encoding protein DETOXIFICATION 12, translating to MDGRDRGDPETVEIEEPTKDTAMSMEESLLLPKKRSELEGRERLVLTRDVFTQEAKKLAYIAGPMVVTITSLYLLLVISNMMVGHLGELALSSAAISISFCNVTGMSLLNGLASALETLCGQAYGAQQYQKVGHQTYGAMFSLVLVASLVSLVWINVEKVLILIGQDPIIAHEAGRFTLWTVPTLFAYAIFQPLSRYLQIQSLTIPMLASSVVTLLLHIPLCWFLVFKSGLENVGGALAISISNWLNVIFLLLYMKYSSACAKTRVPVSMEMFHGIGEFFRFAIPSAVMICLQWWAYEIVVLLSGLLSNPQLETSVLSVCLTTTSTLYSIPYGIGAAVSTRVSNELGAGRPQAARIAVYTVMILAIIEVIIVSGTLFGTRDIFGYSFSNEKEVVDYVSNMTPLVCLSVILDGLQVVLSGVARGCGWQHIGAYVNLAAFYLCGVPVAAILGLWLQLKARGLWIGIQVGAILQTVLLSLITSCTNWEKQASDARERIFEERYSVESVLEH from the exons AAACAGTGGAGATCGAGGAGCCCACGAAAGACACAGCGATGAGCATGGAAGAGAGTTTACTGCTACCGAAAAAGAGATCAGAATTAGAAGGAAGGGAAAGATTAGTCCTAACACGGGATGTGTTCACTCAAGAAGCGAAAAAGCTTGCTTATATAGCAGGACCCATGGTGGTTACCATTACTTCCCTCTACTTGTTACTGGTTATATCAAATATGATGGTGGGTCATTTGGGAGAGCTAGCTCTTTCAAGCGCTGCAATATCCATCTCCTTCTGTAATGTAACCGGCATGAGTCTTCTT AACGGATTGGCAAGTGCACTGGAAACTTTATGTGGGCAAGCTTATGGAGCTCAACAATATCAAAAAGTGGGACATCAAACTTATGGTGCTATGTTCTCCCTAGTTTTAGTTGCTTCCCTTGTGTCTCTTGTTTGGATCAACGTGGAAAAGGTGCTCATATTAATTGGCCAAGATCCCATAATTGCACATGAAGCTGGAAGATTTACATTATGGACTGTTCCTACCCTTTTTGCTTATGCAATATTTCAGCCACTTTCTCGATAccttcaaattcaaagtttaacCATTCCAATGCTTGCGAGCTCTGTTGTCACTCTTCTTTTACATATACCCCTATGCTGGTTCTTAGTATTCAAGTCTGGACTAGAAAATGTTGGAGGAGCATTAGCTATCAGCATTTCAAATTggttaaatgttatttttcttttattgtacaTGAAATATTCTTCTGCCTGTGCAAAAACCCGTGTCCCAGTTTCTATGGAGATGTTCCATGGAATTGGAGAATTCTTCCGTTTTGCTATCCCATCTGCCGTAATGATTTG CCTGCAATGGTGGGCATATGAGATTGTAGTCTTGCTATCAGGGCTCTTATCAAATCCACAACTCGAGACTTCAGTCCTATCTGTGTG TCTCACTACAACCTCAACACTCTACTCAATACCGTATGGAATAGGTGCTGCAGTAAG CACTAGAGTCTCAAATGAATTAGGAGCTGGGCGCCCACAAGCTGCTCGCATAGCCGTCTACACTGTTATGATTCTAGCAATCATTGAAGTAATTATAGTAAGCGGAACCCTCTTCGGCACCCGAGACATTTTTGGTTACAGTTTTAGCAACGAGAAGGAAGTTGTGGACTATGTTTCCAACATGACCCCTCTGGTCTGTTTGTCTGTTATATTAGATGGCTTACAAGTGGTTCTTTCAG GTGTTGCAAGGGGATGTGGGTGGCAGCATATAGGGGCTTATGTCAATCTTGCTGCATTTTATCTTTGTGGGGTTCCAGTGGCTGCCATACTGGGCCTTTGGTTGCAGTTGAAAGCAAGGGGCCTTTGGATAGGCATACAAGTTGGTGCCATTTTGCAAACAGTTCTTCTCTCCCTCATAACAAGCTGTACGAATTGGGAAAAACAG GCAAGTGACGCAAGGGAAAGAATATTTGAGGAAAGATATTCAGTAGAAAGCGTATTAGAGCACTGA